Proteins encoded within one genomic window of Gadus macrocephalus chromosome 16, ASM3116895v1:
- the slc13a5b gene encoding Na(+)/citrate cotransporter, whose protein sequence is MEDSPFPPASPGGKKARHGARRLTFLGFFRALLAMAFFTRLRNRKNEAILLVAPLIFLPLPLVIGTSVAQCAYVIILMAVFWCTEALPLAVTALLPVLLFPLFGIMQSKDVCMQYLKDTNMLFVGGLLVAVAVEHWNLHKRIALRVLLCVGVRPALLMLGFMGVTAFLSMWISNTATTAMMVPIVQAVLQQLNSEGEPGESPPILCSSEDPGLEVEGETKPPSKPTKQAEAQVVVTFLDASLELARRKEQAENKRMCKGMILSICYAASIGGTATLTGTGPNLVLTGQMNELFPHNGDVINFASWFGFAFPNMILMLTLAWLWLQFVYMGFNFKKTWGCGSVKTEKELAAYKVIREEHRRLGPMSFGELSVLGLFVLLVLLWFTRDPGFVDGWATNLFNERAEYVTDATVAIFIAILLFILPSKGPRKCWGRRNTYEADEPSGPSVPLLTWRVAQKKLPWNIVLLLGGGFALAKGSEVSGLSMWMGEQMSPLKTIPPWAIAIILCLLIATFTECTSNVATATLFLPVLASMSQSIGMNPLYIMVPCTLSASFAFMLPVATPPNAIVFSYGYLKVADMAKTGIVMNIIGILCITLAINSWGRAMFQLDTFPAWANNTGV, encoded by the exons ATGGAGgactccccctttccccccgcCTCTCCGGGTGGTAAAAAGGCCCGCCATGGCGCTCGCCGACTTACTTTCCTCGGCTTTTTTCGCGCTTTGCTGGCTATGGCCTTTTTCACGCGTCTCCGGAACCGAAAGAACGAGGCTATCCTGCTGGTCGCCCCGTTAATCTTCCTCCCGCTGCCCCTGGTGATCGGCACTTCG GTGGCACAATGTGCTTACGTGATCATCCTGATGGCGGTGTTCTGGTGCACCGAGGCGCTCCCATTGGCCGTCACCGCCCTGCTTCCAGTGCTGCTCTTCCCCCTGTTCGGCATCATGCAGTCCAAAGAC GTGTGCATGCAGTACCTGAAGGACACCAACATGCTGTTTGTGGGCGGGCTGCTGGTGGCTGTGGCCGTGGAGCACTGGAACCTCCACAAGCGCATCGCCCTCAGGGTGCTGCTGTGTGTCGGCGTGCGGCCTGCGCT CCTGATGCTGGGCTTCATGGGCGTCACGGCCTTCCTCTCCATGTGGATCAGCAACACGGCCACCACCGCCATGATGGTGCCCATCGTCCAGGCCGTGCTGCAGCAGCTCAACAGCGAGGGGGAGCCAGGAGAGAGCCCCCCCATCCTCTGCTCTTCGGAGGAcccgggcctggaggtggagggggagaccaAGCCGCCCTCCAAGCCCACCAAGCAGGCAGAGGCACAAG TGGTGGTGACCTTCCTGGACGCCTCGCTGGAGCTCGCCCGGCGCAAGGAGCAGGCGGAGAACAAGAGGATGTGTAAGGGCATGATCCTGTCCATCTGCTACGCCGCCAGCATCGGAGGCACTGCCACGCTCACCGGCACCGGCCCCAACCTGGTGCTCACGGGCCAGATGAACGA ACTCTTTCCTCACAACGGAGACGTGATCAACTTTGCGTCGTGGTTCGGCTTTGCCTTCCCTAATATGATCCTCATGCTCACCCTGGCCTGGCTCTGGCTGCAGTTCGTCTACATGGGATTCAA CTTCAAGAAGACCTGGGGGTGTGGCTCCGTGAAGACGGAGAAGGAGCTCGCCGCCTACAAGGTCATCCGCGAGGAGCACCGGCGGCTGGGCCCCATGTCCTTCGGGGAGCTCAGCGTGCTCGGCCTCTTCgtcctgctggtgctgctgtggTTCACCCGGGACCCGGGCTTTGTGGACGGATGGGCCACGAACCTCTTCAACGAAAGAGCAGA ATATGTGACCGACGCCACGGTTGCCATTTTCATCGCGATCCTCCTCTTCATTCTGCCTTCCAAAGGGCCCCGCAAGTGCTGGGGGCGGCGCAACACCTACGAAGCAG ATGAACCTTCGGGCCCCTCCGTCCCTCTGCTCACATGGAGGGTGGCCCAGAAGAAGCTGCCGTGGAACATCGTGCTTCTGCTCGGCGGGGGCTTCGCCCTGGCCAAGGGCAGCGAG GTATCCGGCCTATCAATGTGGATGGGAGAGCAAATGAGTCCCCTGAAAACAATCCCTCCCTGGGCCATAGCCATCATCCTGTGCCTGCTAATCGCTACCTTCACAGAGTGCACCAGCAACGTAGCCACGGCAACGCTCTTCCTACCTGTGCTGGCCTCTATG TCCCAGTCCATCGGGATGAACCCTCTGTACATCATGGTGCCCTGTACGCTCAGCGCCTCATTCGCCTTCATGCTGCCCGTGGCCACGCCGCCCAACGCCATCGTCTTCTCCTACGGCTACCTCAAGGTGGCTGACATG GCCAAGACGGGCATCGTCATGAACATCATTGGGATCCTCTGCATCACCTTGGCCATCAACAGTTGGGGCAGGGCCATGTTCCAGCTGGACACCTTCCCGGCCTGGGCCAATAACACGGGGGTGTGA